The stretch of DNA CATGACGATCGGCCTGATAGGTATGGGTGCCGGCATTGGCGCCGTAGCTGCGGCGCCGTCGGTACCAGTGGCGCTGATTCCGATGGCCGCGGTCGGAGTGGCGAATGCCGTCGTCCTCATCGCGGTCGACACGTACGTGCAGGAAGTCGTCCCGGAGACGATCGCCGGCCGCGTCTGGGGAGTTCGTTTCGCGCTCACGCAGGGAACCTACGCGCTCGCGGTTCTCGCCGGCGGCGCCCTAGCAAGTATCATCGACACGCGTGCGTTGTTCGTGGCAGCCGGGCTCATGGTGGCGGTACCCGGCCTCATTGCACTTCTCTCGCGCAGCGTGCGCGAAGCGTAGGCACCACGCAGCGGCTCGTCCTCCCGGCATGCTAGCCTTGCGCTATGCGGCACATACGCTCTCATCGCGATTTCCGTCGGCTACGCCATCGCGTTGAGAGCTCGCAGACACGTGAACCCACAACTGGCGAGCGCACGGCGTGGATCCAGCTGACGGTTGTCAGCGCCGCAAGCTTCGTCGTATGGACCGGCTTCGGCGCGATCATCCCCTTCCTCCCCATCTTCCTCAGGGAGGAGACGCACAGCTCGATGCTCATGATCGGTGTCATCGCGAGCATGTTCTACGTGGGCACGCTGCTCTTCTCGTCGCCTCTCGGGTGGCTCAGCGACACGATCGGCCGCAAGCCGGTCATCGTCTGCGGAGTGGCGCTCTACACACTCAGCATGTTCCTCTTCACGACCACGCGCGAGGCCACATGGTTCGTGGTATTTCGACTCTTCGAGGGCATTGGCGCCGCCGCTGTGGGGCCAGCCGGACAGGCATTCATAGCCGACATCACACATGAGAAGGACCGCAGCAAGGCCTACGGCGTCCTGACAACGGCTCAATTTGGCGGCCTCGTCATTGGCCCCGCGCTCGCCTCTCCTATCTACTATGCCTTCGGGGGAGGTGTTGACGGATTCCGCGCAATCTTCTTGGCGGGCGCAATCGGCGCAGCCTGTGTCACCTTGGGCCTGTTTCTCCTGATTCGCGAGCCGATCTGCCGCTCGCAACGCCCGGCCCGGACCACTTTCGCCAAGTCCAGCCGTCCGCCGTACCGTCAGCTCTTGACCCCGGCGATTCTCGCCTTCGTGCTCATCGCATTCACGAACCACTTCTCCATGGGAGCGTTTGAGGTGGTCTGGAGCATTCGGCTGCTAGACATCGGCGCCTCACTCAGCTTCATCTCTCTGACGTTCATCGTCTTCTCGGTGCCGATGCTGCTCTCATTCGCAGGCGGAATGCTGGCCGACCGATACAGTCGCTTCGTGCTGACAATCGGCGGCTTCACCGTCGCTGCGTGCGCCTGGCTCGTCTACGGACTGACGGAGAACCTCCAACTGATTCTCGTAGCCAGCGCCGTCGAAGGATTGGCAGTGGCGTTCTCGTATCCGGCCAAGCAAGCATTCTTCATGCAGGTGAGTCCGGCGGAGTGGCGCGGGACTCTCGTTGGCTTCGAGAACACATCGACCCAACTCTCGGGCCTCGTGGGTACGCTTGTCGCACCCGCGATCTACGGCTGGATCGCCGGCCAAGTCTTGACGCTTGCGGGATCGATCAGCCTGCTGGGCCTGGCTGTGGCAGCCCCGATCCTCAGACATGCATGGCACAACGTGGCACCGCAGAGCGACACCAGTGCCTGCGATTAGATCCCGAGCGACACCGTGGCCCTCAGGA from Thermoleophilia bacterium encodes:
- a CDS encoding MFS transporter, coding for MRHIRSHRDFRRLRHRVESSQTREPTTGERTAWIQLTVVSAASFVVWTGFGAIIPFLPIFLREETHSSMLMIGVIASMFYVGTLLFSSPLGWLSDTIGRKPVIVCGVALYTLSMFLFTTTREATWFVVFRLFEGIGAAAVGPAGQAFIADITHEKDRSKAYGVLTTAQFGGLVIGPALASPIYYAFGGGVDGFRAIFLAGAIGAACVTLGLFLLIREPICRSQRPARTTFAKSSRPPYRQLLTPAILAFVLIAFTNHFSMGAFEVVWSIRLLDIGASLSFISLTFIVFSVPMLLSFAGGMLADRYSRFVLTIGGFTVAACAWLVYGLTENLQLILVASAVEGLAVAFSYPAKQAFFMQVSPAEWRGTLVGFENTSTQLSGLVGTLVAPAIYGWIAGQVLTLAGSISLLGLAVAAPILRHAWHNVAPQSDTSACD